In Candidatus Eremiobacterota bacterium, the following proteins share a genomic window:
- a CDS encoding DUF1298 domain-containing protein — RIERRIDHAPSLRWKLAQTPFDVDRPSWVEDEQFDVNRHVMRGALPAPHDRATAERLAGWLHAKTLNRARPLWEIYVFDGMPDGEAAIYSKMHHALIDGGAGAALTEILYESSPHPVADDIPPPSAAKRGGPKRQDVRDVASSMFAAYAELWRAPLQGAQQLKDIELPRSGGTDLASVLLDAAIHQVEWPLRVGANLGEIANAYAAALANAFKPESLKALDLLSAPSTPLNAAISSERSFSGVTVPMARVKAVAAKAGGKVNDVVLALASGMLRRYLREEEALPKKSLTAFVPISAREKGDAELKNQVFGMVVPLATDVDDPKARLEAIVAGAATSKELANPFRSLVPYLADVPTFGTPMLLQLLAVFYGRSRLADRIPPPMNVVVSNVFFSRTPIYIAGARIVHVYPMSIPVHGQALNVTVHGYVDGLDFGLIAGANVVPNVERLTDMLPLELEALERAYGSVA; from the coding sequence CGGATCGAGCGGCGCATCGACCACGCGCCGAGCCTGCGCTGGAAGCTCGCGCAGACGCCGTTCGACGTCGACCGGCCGAGCTGGGTCGAGGACGAGCAGTTCGACGTGAACCGGCACGTGATGCGCGGCGCTCTTCCCGCGCCGCACGACCGCGCCACGGCGGAACGGCTGGCGGGCTGGCTGCACGCCAAAACGCTCAACCGCGCACGCCCGCTGTGGGAGATCTATGTCTTCGACGGGATGCCCGACGGCGAAGCGGCGATCTACTCGAAGATGCACCACGCGCTGATCGACGGCGGCGCGGGCGCCGCGCTGACCGAGATTCTCTACGAGTCCTCGCCGCATCCGGTCGCGGACGACATCCCGCCGCCGTCCGCGGCGAAGCGCGGCGGGCCCAAGCGCCAGGACGTGCGCGACGTCGCCTCGTCGATGTTCGCGGCGTACGCGGAGCTGTGGCGCGCGCCGCTGCAGGGCGCGCAGCAGCTGAAGGATATTGAGCTGCCGCGGAGCGGCGGCACCGACCTCGCCTCGGTCCTGCTCGACGCGGCGATCCATCAGGTCGAGTGGCCGCTGCGCGTCGGCGCGAACCTGGGCGAGATCGCAAACGCGTACGCGGCCGCGCTGGCGAACGCGTTCAAGCCGGAGTCGCTCAAGGCGCTCGACCTGCTCTCGGCGCCCTCAACGCCGCTCAACGCCGCGATCTCATCGGAGCGCAGCTTCTCGGGCGTCACCGTGCCGATGGCGCGCGTCAAAGCGGTCGCGGCAAAAGCCGGCGGCAAGGTCAACGACGTCGTGCTCGCGCTTGCCAGCGGGATGCTGCGCCGCTACCTGCGCGAGGAAGAAGCGCTGCCGAAGAAGTCGCTCACCGCGTTCGTGCCGATCTCGGCGCGCGAGAAGGGCGACGCCGAGCTGAAGAACCAGGTGTTCGGGATGGTCGTTCCGCTGGCGACCGACGTCGACGATCCGAAGGCGCGGCTCGAAGCGATCGTCGCCGGCGCCGCGACGTCGAAAGAGCTGGCGAACCCCTTCCGTTCGCTGGTGCCGTACCTCGCCGACGTCCCGACGTTCGGCACGCCGATGCTGCTGCAGCTGCTGGCGGTGTTCTACGGGCGCTCGCGGCTCGCCGACCGCATCCCGCCGCCGATGAACGTCGTGGTCTCGAACGTCTTCTTCTCGCGCACGCCGATCTACATCGCCGGCGCGCGGATCGTGCACGTGTACCCGATGTCGATCCCGGTGCACGGCCAAGCGCTGAACGTCACGGTGCACGGCTACGTCGACGGGTTGGACTTCGGGCTCATCGCCGGCGCGAACGTCGTGCCGAACGTCGAGCGCCTGACCGACATGCTGCCGCTCGAGCTCGAGGCGTTGGAACGCGCGTACGGCTCGGTCGCATGA